ccgaGATGGGGTGtagatctgtcacccaggctggagtgcaatggcatggtctcggctcactgcaacctccacctcccaggttgaagcgattcccctgcctcagcttcccgagtagctgggactacaggcacccaccacctcacccagctaatttttgtatttttagtagagatggggtttcaccatgttggccaggatggtctcgatctcctgaccttgtgatcttcctgctgcagcctcccaaagtgcttttgtGAGACGCGGTTTTTtttcactgtggtttttttttgagctggagtttcactcttgttgcctaggctggagtgcaatagcgcaatctcagctcactgcaacctccaacacccgggttcaagcaattctcctgcctcagcctccctagtagctgggattacaggcacctgccaccacgtctggataattgtttgtttgtttgtttgtttgtttataagatggggtctcactctgtcacccaggctggagtgcagtggtgtgatcttggctcactgcaacctctgcctcccaggttcaagcaattctcctgcctcaacctcccaagttcctgggattacaggcatacgccaccatgcctggctaagtttttttgtatttttagtggagacagggtttcaccatgttggccaggctggtcttgaaccccgacctcaggtgatccacctgccttggcctcccaaagtgctgggattacaggtgtgagccactgcgcccagccatgaaGTGTCCAATAAATACTAGATTGACATAAAGAACACTCAGGCGTGCTATCTTATGGAATACCCTCAAATTCCTCTTTGGATCTTCCTATCACAATTGTATTATTGGGATCCCATTTGGATCTCTCCCACTATAGGTAGCTCTTCAGTGGGACGGGCTAGGTAGGAGAGGCTGGGAGTAAGTCTGTCTGATCTAGGATGTCTTGCTTACCACCCAGgtaggaggtttttttttttttgagacggagtctcgtctGTCGGCcgggctgggctggagtgcagtggcgggatctcagctcactgcaagctccgcctcccgggtttacgccattctcctgcctcagcctccggagtagctgggactacaggcgcccgccacctcgcccggctagttttttttttgtttgtttttttgtttttttgttttttttgtattttttagtagagacggggtttcacagtgttagccaggatggtctcgatctcctgacctcgtgatccgcccgtctcggcctcccaaagtgctgggattacaggcttgagccacctcgcccggcagtAGTTTCTTTAAGAACTGGTATGGGCAGGCCCGAGTTGTCAAGGCTTCGGAGGCAAGGCCCTGGAGTGCGGGGAACGGGGTGGAGTTAGAGGCCAAGGCGGACACCCAAGAGGCAGGCCCAGAAGAGTACTGCCAGGAAGAGTCGGGCGCCGAGGAGGAGATGGCGGCTGGAGCAGCATGGCCTGTGCTGCGCTCCATAAACTCGCCTGAGCTCTCTCTGGTCATTTGCAACCGCAGCCCACGCATCGTGCTGCCTGTGTGGCTCAACTGCTATGAAGAGCTGCTGCCTGGCAGGGACTTCTGCATTCCACAATTTCCGAAGCCACCCATGGCTCTTCAGGGATGCAAGGACACACAATAAACTTATGGTTAACCAAACTGAATTGTTTACGCCATGTTCCAATGTTGATGGACAGCCTGTTTTTGCCAACATCACACTGCCAGCATATAGCCTAAAAGAGCGATGCCTCCAGGTTTTCCGAAGCCTAGTCAAGCCCGAGAATGACATGAGACTGGACATCGTCAGATCACTCTGTGACGATCTGGAAGACCAGCCAAATGTACTTGAAAGACCTGGAGCGGCTGACGCAGGAGCACAGTGAAAATCTGtggatggctgggcatggtggctcactcctgtaatcccagcactttgggagaccgcagcgggcagatcacttgaggtcaggagtttgagaccagcctggctaacatagtgaaacctgtctctactttaaaaatacaaaaatcagctgggcgtggtggcacatgtctgtaatcccagctactcgggaggttgaggcaggagaattgcttgaacccgggaggtggaggttgcagttagctgagattgtcactgcactccagccagggcaagattgagactccatctcaaaataaataaataaataaaaaggggggggggaagaaAATTAATGGATGGAAGAGGAgactggagattttttttttcttttttttgagatagagtcttactcagtcaccccggctggagtgcagtggcgcaatcttggctcactgcaagctccacctccccgggtcatggccattctcctgcctcagcctccggagtagctgggactacaggcgcacaccaccatgtccggctaatttttttaaatttattttttgtatttttagtagagacggggtttcaccatgttagccaggatggtctccatctcctgacctcgtgatccacccacctcggcctcccaaagtgctgggattacagacgtgagccactgtgcccggcctgaagattttttttttttttttttttttttttgagacaagagtctcagtctgtcacctagactggagtgcaatggcgcaatttcggctcactgcaacctccacctcccgggttcaagcgattctcctgcctcagcctcccgagtagctgggattacaggcgccgccatgcctggctaattgtgtgtgtgtgtgtgtgttcagttccatagcagtctggccaacatggtgaaaccccatctctactaaaaatacaaaaattagccaggcatagtggcgcatgcctgtagtcccagatactcgggaggctgaggcaggagaatggcatgaacccaggaggcggaggttgcagtgagctgtgatcacaccactgcactctagcctgggcgacagagcaagactccatcttaaaaaaaaaaaaaaattagctgggcatggtggcctgtgcctataatcccagctacttgggaagctgaggcaggggaatcacttgaacccgagaggcagaggttgcagtgggcagggatcttgccactgcattccagcctgggagacaggtgggactccgtctcaaaaaaaaaaaaaatccccccagTAGAGAAAAATTtggaagagacagaaaagtaaaaaagaagaaaaaaaatcactatagaTAGACTTAATACAcccactatcagcattttgagcTATTACCTTTATCCTTTTTTCCCCACGTAGTTGAGATCTTACTTTTTATATAGTTTTGCATCctactttttcatttaattttaattttataacaaatatttttctatgttatAAGCTCTTCACAaacattagtcttttttttttttttttttgaaacagagtctcgctctgtcgcccaggctggagtgcagtggcaagaactcggctcactgcaagctctgcctcccaggttcaccccgttctcctgcctcagcctcccgagtagctgggactacaggcactctccaccaggcctggctaattttttttgcgtttttagtagagacggggtttcactgtgttagccaggatggtctccatctcctgaccttgtgatccacccgcctcggcctcccaaagtgctgcaattacaggcgtgagccaccgcgcctggccaaacatTAGTCTTTCTTTTGCAATTAATGTTTGGGGTATTTTTTGGCATCTTTAGTTCCTTATCCTAACCTTTGCATACAAGTCCTATGTTCTAAAATCAGAGTgatagctggtgtggtggctcacccctataatcacagtactttgggaggcccatgtgagaggatcacttgagcccaggagttcaagaccagccggtgcaacatagtgtgaccctgtgtctacaaaaaaaaaaaattttgttttaattagccaggcatggtggcatatgcctgaagtcccagctacttaggaggctaaggcagaaggatcacttgagcgcaagagtttgaggctgcagtaagtcgtgattgtgccactgcactccagccttggtgacagagcaagatgctgtctcaaaataaataaataaaatcagagtgaagtgaagaaaacaaacactTCACAGTTTTCTACAACCCTTTTAAATTTCACCAAATTTtagctctttcctttctttctttctttcttttttttttgagacggagtctcgctctgtcgcccaggctggagtgcagtggcgggatctcggctcactgcaagctccgcctcctgggttcacgccattctcctgcctcagccccctgagtagctgggactacagggacccgccacctcgcccatctaattttttgtatttttaatagagacaggtttcaccgtgtttgccaggatggtctcgatctctctctctctctctttctttcgacagagttttgcctcttgttgcccaggctggagtgcaatgttgcgatctcggctcactgcaacctctgcctcctaggttcaagcgattctcctgcctcagcctcccaagtagctgggattacaagggcctgccaccacgcctggctaattcttgtatttttagtagagacggggtttcaccatgttggtcaggctggtcttgaactcctgaccttaagtgatccacttgccttggcctctcaaagtgttgggattacaggcgtgagccactgcgcccagcctagctccttctttcaacatttttttttttttcttgagacggagtttcactcttgtcgccctggctggagtgcagtggcacaatcttggctcactgcaacctctgctacccagattcaagcgattctcctgcctcagcctcctgagtggctggggttacaggcgcttgccaccggGATTGCAGgggcctgccactgtgcccagctaattttttgtatttttagtagagacgggctttcactatcgtggccaggctggtcttgaactcctgacctcgttccgcctgcctcggtctcccaaagtgctgggattacaggtgtgagccactgcgcccggccttttctttcaacatttaacAAGTAAGTTGGCTTTTTTTGAAGtatgttgttgttatttagtgACACATCtctaaatatttacaatttttgttGAAATGTTAGGCAGGGAATAACCACCACACTGTTCCACAGGGAAGAACCCCAGGGAGTTTCATAGTTCACAGAGAAGAAGAACCGCAGGGTTTCATGTGCTGGAGTAGAAAGCAGCTGTATGAGTTCCACAATGGGACAGGGCGGGGACTTAAGGCAATGTGCTGGTCCTGCAGTAGTTCCCTGTtgggtttattttctttaaccTGTCTTTGTGTCAAAATGAGATTTCACGTTCCTCTTAAGACATGCCGtttgaatactgtatttttggCATTGTCCAACGAAGACTGAAAACTTGTAGCATGAATAAcgtattttttcacttaaaatcttGTGACTGTATTAAATTGTATTACTTGTAAGAGACTGACGTTTCCTGTTTTAAGATAGAATACAAAGTTGTTATTTAATACATTAAATGGTGCTGaggaaaggaaattttttaaaaaagcaaaaactggttTGATGGCTCCGCCCTTGAAAGGGATCAGCTGAACCTGAGTCATGTGACCCTCCGGCACCTCTTCCGTCGGCTGAATTGCGGCCGTATGCGCGGCTCTGTGGAGCACAGCTGGGGTTGGGGGCACTGTGCCCCCAGCCCCCTGCTCCTTTTGACTCTGCTTCTGTTTGCAGCCCCATTTGGCCTGCTGGGGGAGAAGACCCGCCAGGTGAGGGCCCTGGGGCTACAGCGATAGAAGTTTCAGGAAATGCTACCCTTGCAGGGTGGCTGGAACTGGGCATCCAGGGGCTAGGGGTGGAGGGCAGCTGCCAAGAGGAGGGTTCTTCAACCTGGAGGGTGTGGGAGATGGTCGTGGGTCATGGGACGGGATTGTGGAGTAGGGTGAATGTGAGGGTGAAGTCTTAACCCCAACTCAGCCCTGGGTGACCCAGTCCAGGCAAGTGTTGAATGTTTTCTTCTTCCCAGCCCTGTGCCCTGACCTGCCCACCAGGGTCAGGGGAGTCCTGGCTGTACCCTCTACCCTACCCCTTTTTGGATATCCTGTACCCACTGCCCCTTACCCCAGGGTTCCCTTAGCTCCTGCACACATTCCTCTTGTCTAGTCCCCAAGATCCCATCTTTTCTCCAGCACTTTCCAAACCCCCCTCCCCTCAAACTTCTCTTTTGCCTGTGTCTCTCCTTGATCCTGTTCCCTCAACCCTCCACTACTCCATGTTCCAGGTGTCTCTGGAGGTCATCCCTAACTGGTTGGGTCCCGTGCAGAACCTGCTTCATATCCGGGCAGTGGGCACCAATTCCACACTGCACTATATGTGGAGCAGCTTGGGGCCTCTGGCAGTGGTGCTGGTAGCCACCAACACCCCCCACAGCACCCTGAGCGTCAACTGGAGCCGCCTGCTATCCCCTGAGCCCGATGGGGGTCTGATGGTGCTCCCCAAGGACAGCATCCAGTTTTCTTCTGCCCTTGTTTTTACCAGGGTGAGGAGGTTGGGAGAGAACCAAGGAGAAGAGTGCAGAGGAGAGAGTTCATCCCAATTAGAGGGTGGAACTAAAGACTAGGGGTGGTGAAATAGACTCAGATATGAAAGCCTTGGTAGGGGGTGAGTGGGAGGTGTGGTCTTGGGAGAAAAACAGAGGCAAGCCCAGTTCCACCCAACCCCCACCCTCCAGCTGCTTGAGTTTGACAGCACCAACGTGTCTGATACGGCAGCAAAGACTCCAGGAACACCATATCCTCCATACTCACTGGCTGATTTCTCTTGGAACAACATCACTGATTCATTGGATCCTGCCACCCTGAGTGCCACATTTCAAGGCCACCCCATGAACGACCCTACCAGGACCTTTGCCAATGGCAGCCTGGCCTTCAGGGTAAGGGGTGGGAAATCGGAAAGACTCAAAAAGGCTGATTTGAGAGGGTGGGATTTAATGATGGAGGTGGCCCTTAAGCACAGGCATCCAGCTATTTCCCACACCTCCCATGCTTCTTCCTTCCTAGGTCCAGGCCTTTTCCAGGTCCAGCCGACCAGCCCAACCCCCTCGCCTCCTGCACACAGCAGACACCTGTCAGCTAGAGGTGGCCCTGGTTGGAGCCTCTCCCCGAGGAAACCGTTCTCTGTTTGGGCTGGAGGTAGCCACACTGGGCCAGGGCCCTGACTGCCCCTCAATGCAGGAGCAGCACTCCATCGACGATGAATATGCACCTGCCATCTTCCAGGTCAGGCTTCCTGGAGAGAGGCAGATGGGTGAGGAATATAGGTGGGATACCATTGGGACCTAAAACTCATTCAACCATTTGCCATTTAGCAACACTTTCTTTGGGTCGTTcaagtgctaggcactgtgctaatgAATCTGacccagtccctgccctcagtGGAGACAGGCAGTGCAGTATGACTTACACTCTGGCAGGTGGAGATCTGCAAGGGGTCTGGGGGCCAAGAGGAGGGCTGAGTCCAGACTTGCGGGCTTGGAAAACAACTCAGTCCTCACCCAGTCGAACTCCCCATTTTTACAGAGGAGGGATTGAGGCCCTGCCTAGGACTCAGGACTCCTGTTGCTAGTCACAGATgaaggctgggagaggcagggaaaAGAGGGTTGGGCACAGGTTGGTCCTCTTTACCCTCCCTTGTTTGCCTTTCTTCCCAGTTGGACCAGCTGCTGTGGGGCTCCCTCCCATCAGGCTTCGCACAGTGGCGACCAGTGGCTTACTCCCAGAAGCCGGGGGGCCGAGAATCAGCCCTGCCTTGCCTAGCTTCCCCTCTTCATCCTGCCTTGGCATACCCTCTTCCCCAGTCGCCCATTGTCCGAGCCTTCTTTGGGTCCCAGAATAACTTCTGTGCCTTCAATCTGACGTTCGGGGCTTCCACAGGCCCTGGCTACTGGGACCAACACTACCTCAGCTGGTGAGAGCCAGGGCTTGGGCTGGGGGCTTGGGGAGTTGAAGTGGACCAAGGCTGAGCCTCCCAGCCTTTCCTCCTAAGCCCGCTTACCTCCCTCTCTCTGCTTGTTCTAGGTCGATGCTCCTGGGTGTGGGCTTCCCTCCAGTGGATGGCTTGTCCCCACTAGTCCTGGGCATCATGGCAGTGGCCCTGGGTGCCCCAGGGCTCATGCTGCTAGTGGGAGGCTTGGTTCTGCTGCTGTACCACAAGAAGTACTCAGAGTACCAGTCCATAAATTAAGGCCCGCTCTCTGGAGGGAAGGACATTACTGGACCTGTCTTGTGCCTCAAAACTCTGGAGGTTGGAGTATCAAGTTCCAGTCGGCCCCTTCACTCCCCCGTCTTGCTTTTCTGTGGAACCTCAGAgcccagcctcaacttcctggagaCCCCCAGGTGGGGCTTCCTTCATACCTTGCGGGGGGAACTTTGGAGGGGGTGGAGGACGGGGCTATTGATAAGGTCCCCTTGGTGTTGCCTTCTTGCATCTCCACACATTTCCCTTGGATGGGACTTGCAGGCCTAAATGAGAGGCATTCTGACTGGTTGGCTGCCCTGGAAGGCaagaaaatagatattttttttttcacagggCTCTAGTTTATTGATGTGTGAGTGTGGTTGGGCTGGTCTTGGGC
This Rhinopithecus roxellana isolate Shanxi Qingling chromosome 8, ASM756505v1, whole genome shotgun sequence DNA region includes the following protein-coding sequences:
- the GLMP gene encoding glycosylated lysosomal membrane protein isoform X1 translates to MRGSVEHSWGWGHCAPSPLLLLTLLLFAAPFGLLGEKTRQVSLEVIPNWLGPVQNLLHIRAVGTNSTLHYMWSSLGPLAVVLVATNTPHSTLSVNWSRLLSPEPDGGLMVLPKDSIQFSSALVFTRLLEFDSTNVSDTAAKTPGTPYPPYSLADFSWNNITDSLDPATLSATFQGHPMNDPTRTFANGSLAFRVQAFSRSSRPAQPPRLLHTADTCQLEVALVGASPRGNRSLFGLEVATLGQGPDCPSMQEQHSIDDEYAPAIFQLDQLLWGSLPSGFAQWRPVAYSQKPGGRESALPCLASPLHPALAYPLPQSPIVRAFFGSQNNFCAFNLTFGASTGPGYWDQHYLSWSMLLGVGFPPVDGLSPLVLGIMAVALGAPGLMLLVGGLVLLLYHKKYSEYQSIN
- the GLMP gene encoding glycosylated lysosomal membrane protein isoform X2 → MRGSVEHSWGWGHCAPSPLLLLTLLLFAAPFGLLGEKTRQLLEFDSTNVSDTAAKTPGTPYPPYSLADFSWNNITDSLDPATLSATFQGHPMNDPTRTFANGSLAFRVQAFSRSSRPAQPPRLLHTADTCQLEVALVGASPRGNRSLFGLEVATLGQGPDCPSMQEQHSIDDEYAPAIFQLDQLLWGSLPSGFAQWRPVAYSQKPGGRESALPCLASPLHPALAYPLPQSPIVRAFFGSQNNFCAFNLTFGASTGPGYWDQHYLSWSMLLGVGFPPVDGLSPLVLGIMAVALGAPGLMLLVGGLVLLLYHKKYSEYQSIN
- the GLMP gene encoding glycosylated lysosomal membrane protein isoform X3, producing MRGSVEHSWGWGHCAPSPLLLLTLLLFAAPFGLLGEKTRQVSLEVIPNWLGPVQNLLHIRAVGTNSTLHYMWSSLGPLAVVLVATNTPHSTLSVNWSRLLSPEPDGGLMVLPKDSIQFSSALVFTRLLEFDSTNVSDTAAKTPGTPYPPYSLADFSWNNITDSLDPATLSATFQGHPMNDPTRTFANGSLAFRVQAFSRSSRPAQPPRLLHTADTCQLEVALVGASPRGNRSLFGLEVATLGQGPDCPSMQEQHSIDDEYAPAIFQVDAPGCGLPSSGWLVPTSPGHHGSGPGCPRAHAASGRLGSAAVPQEVLRVPVHKLRPALWREGHYWTCLVPQNSGGWSIKFQSAPSLPRLAFLWNLRAQPQLPGDPQVGLPSYLAGGTLEGVEDGAIDKVPLVLPSCISTHFPWMGLAGLNERHSDWLAALEGKKIDIFFFTGL